The following proteins are co-located in the Leptospira weilii genome:
- a CDS encoding transketolase family protein: protein MGAPSTSTATEKATRDGYGDALYELGVSRQDVVVLDADLSGSTKTNKFAKSYPDRFFNVGVAEQNLVGHAAGLALSGLVPFASSFAMFLSGRAWEVVRNSVVYPFLNVKLVASHGGVTVGEDGASHQCIEDFAIMRAIPEMTVICPSDYNECKQVIHAIADYKGPVYVRVGRPNVPVIERENYKFQIGKAEVMREGEDILIIANGVLVHEAMKAAEELSKEGINATLLNMATIKPIDKETILKYAKKCGAVVTCEEHNVIGGLGSAVSEFLSEEYPIRILKVGMKDQFGKSGTWKELLDYFGLRSTTIVETAKKAIVLKK, encoded by the coding sequence ATGGGAGCTCCGAGCACATCGACTGCGACAGAAAAAGCGACTCGTGACGGTTATGGAGATGCGCTGTATGAGCTGGGAGTTTCCCGCCAGGATGTAGTCGTCTTGGACGCAGATCTTTCCGGTTCCACAAAAACTAATAAGTTTGCAAAAAGCTATCCGGATCGTTTTTTTAATGTGGGTGTCGCCGAGCAGAATTTAGTCGGTCATGCCGCGGGGCTTGCACTTTCCGGACTCGTTCCGTTTGCTTCTTCCTTTGCGATGTTTCTTTCGGGAAGAGCCTGGGAAGTTGTTCGTAATAGCGTGGTGTATCCGTTTTTGAACGTGAAGCTCGTCGCCTCTCATGGCGGAGTGACTGTCGGAGAGGATGGGGCTTCCCATCAATGTATCGAAGACTTTGCGATCATGAGAGCCATTCCGGAAATGACGGTGATTTGTCCTTCCGATTACAACGAGTGTAAGCAGGTCATTCACGCGATTGCGGATTATAAAGGTCCGGTTTATGTTCGAGTGGGTCGTCCTAACGTTCCTGTGATCGAAAGAGAGAATTACAAGTTTCAGATCGGCAAAGCCGAAGTGATGAGAGAAGGTGAAGATATTCTTATCATTGCGAACGGGGTTCTTGTTCATGAAGCTATGAAAGCTGCGGAGGAACTTTCCAAAGAAGGGATTAACGCGACGCTTTTGAACATGGCGACGATCAAACCGATTGATAAAGAAACAATTTTAAAATATGCGAAGAAATGCGGCGCTGTAGTGACTTGTGAAGAGCACAATGTAATCGGCGGACTCGGTTCCGCGGTCAGCGAGTTTTTATCCGAAGAGTATCCGATTCGTATTTTGAAAGTAGGAATGAAAGATCAGTTTGGAAAATCGGGAACTTGGAAAGAACTTTTGGATTATTTTGGGCTCCGTTCCACAACTATCGTGGAAACCGCAAAAAAAGCGATTGTTCTCAAAAAATAA
- a CDS encoding ParB N-terminal domain-containing protein: MKIRVSDIKVKNRIRKDLGDLHSLKESIQKLGLLHPILIDLDNTLISGERRLQSVKTLGWEYVEVRIVDIRNKKERVQIEAEENNIRLEFTSEEQERVRKLLKRYSYTTIFGRILAWILDWIDWLKRFFQKK; encoded by the coding sequence ATGAAAATTCGAGTTTCAGACATCAAAGTAAAAAATCGCATTCGTAAAGATCTTGGAGATCTGCATTCTCTCAAAGAATCCATACAAAAACTGGGGCTTTTACATCCAATCTTGATTGATTTAGACAACACTCTAATCTCCGGAGAGAGAAGACTTCAAAGCGTAAAAACCCTCGGCTGGGAATATGTGGAAGTTCGAATCGTGGATATTCGAAATAAAAAAGAAAGGGTCCAGATAGAGGCGGAAGAAAACAACATTCGTTTAGAATTCACTTCTGAAGAACAAGAAAGGGTTCGGAAGTTATTGAAAAGATATTCTTATACGACCATTTTCGGAAGAATTTTAGCGTGGATTCTGGACTGGATCGATTGGCTGAAGAGATTTTTTCAAAAAAAATAA
- the lipL32 gene encoding major surface lipoprotein LipL32: MKKLSILVVSVALFASITACGAFGGLPSLKSSFVLSESTVPGTNETVKTFLPYGTVINYYGYIKPGQAPDGLVDGSKKAYYLYVWVPAVIAEMGVRMISPTGEIGEPGDGDLVSDAFKAATPEEKSMPNWFDTWIRVERMSAIMPDQIAKAAKAKPVQKLDDDDDGDDTYKEERHSKYNSLTKITIPNPPKSFDELKNIDTKKLLVRGLYRISFTTYKPGEVKGSFVASVGLLFPPGIPGVSPLIHSNPEELQKQAIAAEESLKKAAASATK; encoded by the coding sequence ATGAAAAAACTTTCGATTTTGGTCGTCTCCGTCGCACTCTTTGCAAGCATTACCGCTTGTGGTGCGTTCGGTGGTCTGCCAAGCCTTAAAAGCTCTTTTGTCCTGAGCGAGAGCACAGTTCCAGGAACAAACGAAACTGTAAAAACATTTCTTCCTTACGGAACAGTAATCAACTACTATGGTTACATCAAACCAGGACAAGCGCCGGACGGTTTAGTCGATGGAAGCAAAAAAGCATACTACCTCTACGTTTGGGTACCTGCTGTGATCGCTGAAATGGGAGTTCGTATGATTTCCCCAACAGGCGAAATCGGTGAACCGGGCGACGGAGATTTAGTAAGCGACGCTTTCAAAGCGGCAACCCCAGAAGAAAAATCAATGCCTAACTGGTTTGATACCTGGATTCGTGTTGAAAGAATGTCAGCGATTATGCCTGACCAAATTGCAAAAGCTGCAAAGGCAAAACCGGTTCAAAAACTTGATGACGATGATGACGGAGATGATACTTATAAAGAAGAGAGACATTCTAAATACAACTCTCTTACAAAAATTACCATCCCTAATCCTCCGAAATCTTTTGACGAACTGAAAAACATCGATACTAAAAAACTTTTAGTAAGAGGTCTTTACAGAATTTCTTTCACTACCTACAAACCAGGTGAAGTGAAAGGATCTTTCGTTGCATCTGTTGGTCTGCTTTTCCCACCAGGTATTCCAGGTGTGAGTCCGTTGATTCACTCAAATCCTGAAGAACTGCAAAAACAAGCCATAGCAGCTGAAGAATCTTTGAAAAAAGCAGCGGCAAGCGCGACTAAGTAA
- the metK gene encoding methionine adenosyltransferase, with translation MSLKDFIFTSESVGEGHPDKVCDQISDAILDAYLEQDPKSRVACETLVTTNLVVIAGEITSKGKVDAQEIARNVIRDIGYNDITMGFDADFAVVSAHVHAQSPDISQGVTEGEGLFKEQGAGDQGLMFGFAINETPEFMPMPIYYSHELVKHLAGLRHSNKLKFLRPDAKSQVTVEYKDGKPVRVDTVVISTQHSPDVTHKQIEESLIEECIKKVIPANLLVNTKYFINPTGQFIVGGPHGDAGLTGRKIIVDTYGGYGRHGGGAFSGKDPSKVDRSAAYMGRYIAKNVVASGLADKCEVQLAYAIGVAEPVSVHVDTFGTGKISEEELVKRIRANFKLTPRGIIESLKLLEKGRKYRETASYGHFGRKGSTFTWEETDKAAALKG, from the coding sequence ATGTCTTTGAAAGATTTTATTTTTACTTCGGAATCAGTCGGTGAAGGCCACCCAGACAAGGTCTGCGACCAAATTTCCGATGCGATTTTGGACGCATACCTCGAACAAGATCCGAAATCCAGAGTTGCTTGCGAAACCTTAGTGACCACAAACTTGGTCGTGATCGCGGGTGAAATTACAAGTAAGGGAAAGGTGGACGCTCAAGAAATTGCAAGAAATGTAATTCGTGATATCGGCTACAACGATATTACCATGGGTTTCGACGCGGACTTTGCCGTCGTTTCCGCTCACGTCCATGCCCAAAGTCCGGACATTTCTCAAGGAGTTACCGAGGGAGAAGGCCTTTTTAAAGAGCAAGGCGCGGGGGATCAAGGGCTTATGTTCGGTTTTGCGATCAACGAAACTCCGGAATTCATGCCGATGCCAATTTATTATTCTCACGAGTTGGTAAAACACTTAGCCGGACTCAGGCATTCCAACAAATTGAAATTTTTAAGACCGGATGCTAAATCTCAGGTTACGGTGGAATATAAAGACGGAAAACCGGTTCGTGTAGATACCGTCGTAATCTCCACCCAACATTCTCCCGACGTGACTCATAAACAAATCGAAGAGTCTCTCATCGAAGAATGTATCAAAAAGGTGATTCCGGCGAATCTCCTCGTTAATACGAAATATTTCATCAATCCTACCGGTCAATTTATTGTCGGCGGTCCTCATGGAGACGCCGGGTTGACCGGAAGAAAGATCATTGTGGACACCTACGGCGGATACGGAAGGCACGGAGGCGGGGCATTTTCCGGTAAGGATCCTTCCAAAGTGGATCGTTCCGCGGCTTATATGGGACGTTATATCGCTAAGAACGTGGTAGCTTCCGGTCTTGCGGACAAATGCGAGGTTCAGCTCGCGTATGCGATCGGCGTCGCGGAACCCGTTTCCGTTCACGTAGACACTTTCGGAACCGGAAAAATCTCCGAAGAAGAATTGGTAAAAAGAATCCGCGCAAACTTCAAACTGACTCCGAGAGGAATCATCGAGTCTTTGAAGCTTCTCGAAAAAGGAAGAAAGTATAGAGAGACCGCATCTTACGGACATTTCGGAAGAAAGGGATCCACGTTTACTTGGGAAGAAACCGATAAAGCGGCGGCTTTAAAAGGATAA